One genomic segment of Streptomyces sp. RKND-216 includes these proteins:
- a CDS encoding nitrate- and nitrite sensing domain-containing protein, with product MQGRFKRDGSAAGDPELRGATDRGSSPQRARESSPTAAVQESETTETLSSGRSAGDGGTAGGRGRESGGPGSRLALRNWRISTRLVSLLALPVVAATTLGALRIEDSLSNVDQLENMRLLTEMTEHATELAAALQEERDKAAGPLISTGNEKDDSVVSTREATDRARAAFRAASGDINPDDRVLAGVQATVYDISRQLQDLKSIRENAYENSKYTSQTVDRYSRLIDSLLSLSQDMAQATSNPDMIQSTRALASFSSAKEYASIQRAIISAGLAHKGGPELSENDRLYAKSAMEAEASSLGSFRAVYGPQASEDLLEPLDGGIVNISAANTYRDRVLSSDDGIAQEDRSYLDWYDQDSTKIYEMEKIEESLLNDMEQEARTLRSESQRNAIINGALILLVLGISLVGAFVVARSMVRSLRRLQDTAQDVARKRLPELVKQMSEAEPQDVDTSVESVGVHSRDEIGRVAAAFDDVHREAVRLAGEQALLRGNVNAMFTNLSRRSQGLIQRQLSLISELESREADPDQLSSLFKLDHLATRMRRNGENLLVLAGEEPGRRWTRPVPLVDVLRAAASEVEQYERIELNSVPSTEVAGRVVNDLVHLLAELLENATSFSSPQTKVKVTGHALPDGRVLVEIHDTGIGLSPEDLSSINERLANPPTVDVSVSRRMGLFVVGRLSLRHGIRIQLRPSDSGGTTALVMLPVDVAQGGQAPKGKPGARAGAPKGGGGLAAALQRQPRGGAGSPSAGQSPLGAGGSRGQVGGGTARPALPGGEPGGSPSGLPKRPVGGGTPVGAGSGAPQASGGDFFGGGAPGAGAGGPQRPGLPVRGGGSAGESPGGGAASAAGAGGFPRPQSGGPGRPGGPGDTAQFERPDFDGPPPAVRPAPGGALEPPRPSWAAADSPRGHDEPVTGDYPRAAHPQAGPQDTGEFALPAGPSASGPDQGGPSYGGPSYGGPSYGNDDFGIPAGPSAGADTRTPIFESMESSWFRGSSGSQNRNAGTPASANGDPQSQAHTPRPGPASAEMAPQRPARGMPNGEGPGTGGSHDTGANWGAAPNDERWRQAEQLRQPAAGGVTTSGLPRRVPRANLVAGTAQQQDGPARSGPQVSRAPDDVRGRLTNLRRGIQQGRQAGADGRGIGPTYQQER from the coding sequence GTGCAGGGACGTTTCAAGAGGGATGGCAGCGCTGCGGGAGACCCGGAGCTGCGCGGTGCGACCGACCGCGGCTCCTCGCCCCAGCGTGCCCGGGAGAGCAGCCCGACGGCGGCCGTCCAGGAATCCGAGACCACGGAGACGCTGTCCAGCGGCCGGTCCGCGGGCGACGGCGGCACCGCCGGCGGCAGGGGCCGGGAGTCCGGCGGGCCGGGGTCCCGACTGGCCCTGCGCAACTGGCGGATCAGCACGCGCCTGGTCTCACTGCTGGCCCTCCCCGTAGTCGCGGCCACCACCCTCGGCGCCCTCCGCATCGAGGACTCCCTCTCCAACGTCGACCAGCTCGAAAACATGCGGCTCCTCACCGAGATGACGGAGCACGCCACCGAACTCGCCGCCGCCCTCCAGGAGGAGCGGGACAAGGCGGCCGGCCCGCTGATCAGCACGGGCAACGAGAAGGACGACTCGGTCGTCTCGACCCGCGAGGCCACGGACCGGGCGCGCGCCGCCTTCCGTGCGGCCTCCGGTGACATCAACCCCGACGACCGGGTGCTCGCCGGTGTCCAGGCCACGGTGTACGACATCAGCCGTCAGCTCCAGGACCTCAAGAGCATCCGCGAGAACGCGTACGAGAACTCGAAGTACACGTCGCAGACCGTTGACCGGTACAGCCGGCTCATCGACTCGCTGCTGTCCCTCTCCCAGGACATGGCGCAGGCGACCAGCAACCCGGACATGATCCAGAGCACCCGCGCGCTGGCCTCCTTCTCCTCCGCGAAGGAGTACGCCTCCATCCAGCGGGCCATCATCAGCGCCGGCCTGGCCCACAAGGGCGGGCCGGAGCTGTCCGAGAACGACCGTCTGTACGCCAAGAGCGCCATGGAGGCCGAAGCCTCCAGCCTCGGCTCGTTCCGCGCCGTCTACGGACCGCAGGCATCCGAGGACCTGCTGGAGCCGCTGGACGGCGGCATCGTCAACATCAGCGCTGCGAACACCTACCGCGACCGGGTCCTCAGCTCCGACGACGGCATCGCGCAGGAGGACCGCTCCTACCTCGACTGGTACGACCAGGACTCCACCAAGATCTACGAGATGGAGAAGATCGAGGAGTCCCTGCTCAACGACATGGAGCAGGAAGCCCGTACGCTCCGCTCCGAGTCGCAGCGCAACGCGATCATCAACGGTGCCCTCATCCTGCTCGTGCTGGGCATCTCGCTGGTCGGCGCCTTCGTCGTCGCCCGCTCGATGGTCCGGTCGCTGCGCCGCCTCCAGGACACCGCCCAGGACGTCGCCCGCAAGCGGCTTCCCGAGCTGGTCAAGCAGATGTCCGAGGCCGAGCCGCAGGACGTCGACACCTCCGTCGAGTCCGTGGGCGTGCACAGCCGGGACGAAATCGGCCGGGTGGCCGCGGCGTTCGACGACGTCCACCGCGAGGCCGTGCGGCTCGCCGGCGAGCAGGCCCTCCTGCGGGGCAACGTCAACGCGATGTTCACCAACCTCTCGCGTCGCAGCCAGGGCCTCATCCAGCGCCAGCTGTCGCTGATCTCCGAACTGGAGTCCCGCGAGGCCGACCCGGACCAGCTGTCCTCGCTGTTCAAGCTGGACCACCTGGCGACCCGCATGCGCCGCAACGGCGAGAACCTCCTCGTCCTCGCGGGCGAGGAGCCGGGACGCCGCTGGACCCGGCCGGTCCCGCTCGTCGACGTGCTCCGCGCCGCGGCCTCCGAGGTGGAGCAGTACGAGCGCATCGAACTCAACTCGGTGCCCTCCACCGAGGTCGCCGGCCGTGTGGTCAACGACCTGGTCCACCTGCTCGCCGAGCTGCTGGAGAACGCCACCTCGTTCTCCTCCCCGCAGACCAAGGTCAAGGTCACCGGCCACGCGCTGCCCGACGGCCGGGTGCTGGTCGAGATCCACGACACCGGCATCGGTCTGTCTCCCGAAGACCTCTCCTCGATCAACGAGCGGCTTGCGAACCCGCCGACCGTGGACGTCTCCGTCTCCCGCCGCATGGGTCTGTTCGTGGTCGGCCGCCTGTCCCTGCGGCACGGCATCCGGATCCAGCTGCGGCCCTCCGACTCGGGCGGCACCACCGCGCTGGTCATGCTTCCGGTCGACGTCGCCCAGGGCGGCCAGGCGCCCAAGGGCAAGCCGGGCGCCCGCGCAGGCGCCCCCAAGGGCGGCGGAGGCCTTGCCGCGGCGCTCCAGCGCCAGCCTCGCGGCGGCGCGGGCTCCCCGTCGGCCGGCCAGTCCCCGCTCGGCGCCGGCGGCTCCCGCGGGCAGGTCGGGGGAGGCACGGCCCGTCCTGCCTTGCCCGGCGGTGAGCCGGGCGGCAGTCCTTCCGGTCTGCCCAAGCGTCCCGTCGGCGGCGGAACGCCCGTCGGCGCGGGCTCCGGTGCCCCGCAGGCGTCCGGCGGCGACTTCTTCGGCGGCGGCGCGCCGGGAGCCGGTGCGGGCGGCCCGCAGCGCCCCGGACTACCCGTGCGCGGCGGCGGCTCCGCGGGCGAGTCGCCCGGCGGCGGCGCCGCGTCCGCAGCGGGTGCCGGCGGCTTCCCGAGGCCGCAGAGCGGCGGCCCGGGCCGCCCCGGCGGCCCTGGTGACACCGCCCAGTTCGAGCGCCCCGACTTCGACGGACCGCCCCCGGCGGTCCGCCCGGCGCCCGGCGGCGCGCTGGAGCCGCCCCGGCCGAGCTGGGCTGCGGCGGACAGCCCGCGCGGCCACGACGAGCCGGTCACCGGCGACTACCCCCGGGCCGCACACCCGCAGGCCGGGCCGCAGGACACCGGAGAGTTCGCCCTGCCCGCCGGACCGTCCGCGTCCGGGCCGGACCAGGGCGGCCCCTCCTACGGGGGCCCGTCGTACGGCGGCCCGTCGTACGGGAACGACGACTTCGGTATCCCCGCAGGGCCGTCGGCCGGCGCCGACACCCGTACCCCGATTTTCGAGTCGATGGAATCGAGTTGGTTCCGCGGCTCCTCTGGGTCCCAGAACCGGAACGCCGGTACCCCGGCGTCCGCGAACGGTGACCCGCAGTCGCAGGCGCACACCCCGCGCCCCGGCCCCGCCTCCGCTGAGATGGCGCCGCAGCGGCCCGCGCGCGGCATGCCGAACGGCGAAGGCCCCGGCACCGGTGGCTCCCACGACACGGGAGCCAACTGGGGTGCCGCCCCGAACGACGAGCGCTGGCGTCAGGCGGAACAACTGCGCCAGCCCGCCGCCGGGGGCGTCACCACGTCCGGCCTGCCGCGTCGCGTGCCCCGTGCCAACCTGGTGGCGGGGACCGCGCAGCAGCAGGACGGCCCCGCCCGGTCCGGTCCCCAGGTCTCGCGTGCGCCCGATGACGTGCGCGGGCGGCTGACGAATCTCCGTCGTGGCATCCAGCAGGGCCGTCAGGCCGGTGCGGACGGCCGCGGCATCGGTCCCACCTACCAGCAGGAGCGTTAG
- a CDS encoding acyl-CoA carboxylase epsilon subunit, with amino-acid sequence MSTAGTRLVRVEKGHASDEELAAVTALLLARATAAPLRAAAGHSAAAARGAAGKAGWRRLERTPGFRAPHSWRH; translated from the coding sequence GTGAGCACTGCAGGCACCCGACTGGTCCGCGTCGAGAAGGGCCACGCGAGCGACGAGGAACTCGCCGCCGTCACCGCCCTGCTGCTGGCGCGTGCGACCGCCGCCCCGCTGCGGGCCGCCGCCGGCCACAGCGCGGCCGCCGCCCGCGGTGCGGCCGGCAAGGCGGGCTGGCGCCGCCTGGAGCGCACCCCGGGCTTCCGGGCCCCGCACAGCTGGCGCCACTGA
- a CDS encoding acyl-CoA carboxylase subunit beta, producing MTDLPQDSRGRVAELHAIRDEALGGPSERATEAQHAKGKLTARERIDLLMDAGSFREVETLRRHRASGFGLEAKRPYTDGVVTGWGEVEGRTVFVYAHDFRIFGGALGEAHAAKIHKIMDMAIAAGAPLVSLNDGAGARIQEGVSALAGYGGIFQRNTRASGVIPQISVMLGPCAGGAAYSPALTDFVFMVRETSQMFITGPDVVQAVTGAQVSQNGLGGADVHAATSGVCHFAYDDEQTCLEEVRYLLSLLPQNNRENPPVVQTSDEVARRTDSLLDLVPADGNRPYDMRAVIEELVDDGELLEVHERWAGNILCVLGRMGGQVVGIVANQPQVLAGVLDIEASEKAARFVQMCDAFNIPIVTLLDVPGFLPGVDQEHGGIIRHGAKLLYAYCNATVPRISVVLRKAYGGAYIVMDSQSIGADLTFAWPTNEIAVMGAEGAANVIFRRQIAAADDPEAMRARMVKEYKAELMHPYYAAERGLVDDVIDPAQTRQVLVDSLRMLRSKHADLPSRKHGNPPQ from the coding sequence ATGACCGATTTGCCTCAGGACTCCCGCGGCCGAGTGGCCGAGCTGCACGCGATCCGTGACGAGGCCCTTGGGGGGCCGAGTGAGCGGGCGACGGAGGCGCAGCATGCGAAGGGCAAGCTGACGGCTCGGGAGCGGATCGATCTGCTGATGGATGCGGGGTCGTTCCGTGAGGTGGAGACGTTGCGGCGGCATCGTGCGTCGGGGTTCGGGCTGGAGGCGAAGCGGCCGTACACCGATGGTGTGGTGACGGGGTGGGGTGAGGTCGAGGGGCGGACGGTGTTCGTGTACGCCCACGATTTCCGGATCTTCGGTGGTGCGCTGGGGGAGGCGCATGCGGCGAAGATTCACAAGATCATGGATATGGCGATTGCGGCGGGTGCGCCGTTGGTGTCGTTGAACGACGGTGCGGGGGCGCGGATTCAGGAGGGTGTTTCGGCGCTTGCGGGGTATGGGGGGATTTTTCAGCGGAACACGCGGGCGTCGGGGGTGATTCCGCAGATCAGTGTGATGCTGGGGCCGTGTGCGGGGGGTGCGGCGTATTCGCCGGCGTTGACGGATTTCGTGTTCATGGTGCGGGAGACCTCGCAGATGTTCATCACGGGTCCGGATGTGGTGCAGGCGGTGACCGGTGCGCAGGTGTCGCAGAACGGTCTGGGTGGTGCGGATGTGCACGCGGCGACGTCGGGTGTGTGTCATTTCGCGTACGACGACGAGCAGACGTGTCTGGAGGAGGTCAGGTACCTGCTGTCCCTCCTCCCGCAGAACAACCGCGAGAACCCGCCCGTGGTCCAGACCTCCGACGAGGTCGCCCGCCGCACCGACTCCCTCCTCGACCTGGTCCCGGCCGACGGCAACCGCCCGTACGACATGCGCGCCGTCATCGAGGAACTCGTCGACGACGGTGAGCTGCTGGAGGTCCACGAGCGGTGGGCGGGGAACATCCTGTGCGTGCTGGGGCGGATGGGTGGCCAGGTCGTGGGGATCGTGGCCAATCAGCCGCAGGTGCTGGCGGGTGTGCTGGACATCGAGGCCAGTGAGAAGGCGGCGCGGTTCGTGCAGATGTGCGACGCGTTCAACATCCCGATTGTGACGCTGCTCGACGTTCCGGGTTTTCTCCCAGGAGTGGACCAGGAGCACGGCGGGATCATCCGGCACGGGGCGAAGCTGCTGTACGCCTACTGCAATGCGACGGTGCCGCGGATCTCGGTGGTGCTGCGCAAGGCGTACGGGGGTGCGTACATCGTGATGGATTCGCAGTCGATCGGGGCGGACCTGACGTTCGCGTGGCCGACGAACGAGATCGCGGTGATGGGCGCGGAGGGCGCGGCGAACGTGATCTTCCGGCGGCAGATCGCGGCGGCGGACGATCCGGAGGCGATGCGGGCCCGGATGGTCAAGGAGTACAAGGCGGAGCTGATGCACCCGTACTACGCGGCCGAGCGGGGGCTGGTCGATGACGTGATCGACCCGGCGCAGACGCGGCAGGTGCTCGTCGACTCGCTGCGGATGCTGCGCAGCAAGCACGCGGACCTGCCCTCCCGCAAGCACGGCAACCCGCCCCAGTGA
- the cimA gene encoding citramalate synthase, with protein sequence MPQDAPSDAVPRDALPGDDFHVFDTTLRDGAQREGINLSVADKLTIARHLDDFGVGFIEGGWPGANPRDTEFFQRALAEIDFRHAQLVAFGATRRPGVAATDDPQVVALAESGAPVVTLVAKSHDRHVELALRTTREENLAMVHDTVAHLRGLGRRVFVDCEHFFDGHRADPAYATQVVRTAHEAGADVVVLCDTNGGMLPGDVQAVVRAVLADTGARLGVHAQDDTGCAVANTLAAVDAGATHVQCTANGYGERVGNANLFPVVAALELKYGRRVLPEGALAEMTRISHAVAEVVNLTPSTHQPYVGTSAFAHKAGLHASAIKVDPDLYQHIDPEQVGNSMRMLVSDMAGRASVELKGRELGYDLSGDRDLVGRIVERVKEKELRGYTYEAADASFELLLRDEVHGGPDRRAERFFRLESWRAIVEDRPDGSHANEATVRLWAKGERVVATGEGNGPVNALDRALRVGLERIYPGLARLELVDYKVRILEGTHGTESTTRVLISTSDGAAEWSTVGVAENVIAASWQALEDAYTYGLLRAGATPGE encoded by the coding sequence ATGCCGCAGGACGCCCCCAGCGACGCCGTCCCCCGGGACGCCCTCCCCGGAGACGACTTCCACGTCTTCGACACCACGCTGCGCGACGGAGCACAGCGCGAAGGCATCAACCTGAGCGTCGCCGACAAGCTCACCATCGCCCGGCACCTGGACGACTTCGGCGTCGGCTTCATCGAGGGCGGCTGGCCGGGGGCCAACCCGCGCGACACCGAATTCTTCCAGCGCGCCCTGGCGGAGATCGACTTCCGGCACGCGCAGCTCGTCGCCTTCGGCGCCACCCGCCGTCCGGGCGTCGCGGCGACCGACGACCCGCAGGTCGTCGCCCTCGCCGAGTCCGGTGCTCCGGTCGTCACGCTGGTCGCCAAGTCCCACGACCGGCACGTCGAACTCGCGCTGCGCACCACGCGTGAGGAGAACCTGGCCATGGTGCACGACACCGTCGCCCACCTCCGCGGTCTGGGCCGCCGGGTCTTCGTCGACTGCGAGCACTTCTTCGACGGCCACCGCGCCGACCCCGCGTACGCCACGCAGGTCGTGCGGACCGCGCACGAGGCGGGCGCGGACGTCGTGGTGCTCTGCGACACGAACGGCGGCATGCTCCCCGGCGACGTCCAGGCCGTGGTCCGCGCGGTGCTCGCGGACACCGGCGCCCGCCTGGGCGTGCACGCCCAGGACGACACCGGCTGCGCCGTCGCCAACACCCTGGCCGCCGTCGACGCCGGTGCCACCCACGTGCAGTGCACGGCCAACGGGTACGGCGAGCGCGTCGGCAACGCCAACCTCTTCCCCGTCGTGGCCGCCCTGGAGCTCAAGTACGGCCGCCGGGTGCTCCCGGAGGGTGCACTCGCTGAGATGACCCGCATCTCGCACGCCGTCGCCGAGGTGGTGAACCTGACCCCGTCCACCCATCAGCCCTACGTCGGCACCTCCGCCTTCGCGCACAAGGCGGGCCTGCACGCCTCCGCGATCAAGGTCGACCCCGACCTGTACCAGCACATCGACCCCGAACAGGTCGGCAACTCCATGCGCATGCTGGTCTCCGACATGGCCGGCCGCGCCTCGGTCGAACTCAAGGGCAGGGAGCTGGGGTACGACCTCAGCGGCGACCGCGACCTCGTCGGCCGGATCGTCGAACGGGTCAAGGAGAAGGAGCTGCGCGGCTACACCTACGAGGCTGCCGACGCGTCCTTCGAACTGCTGCTGCGCGACGAGGTGCACGGTGGGCCGGACCGCAGGGCCGAGCGCTTCTTCCGGCTGGAGTCATGGCGCGCCATCGTCGAGGACCGCCCCGACGGCTCGCATGCCAACGAGGCGACGGTACGGCTGTGGGCCAAGGGCGAACGCGTCGTCGCCACCGGAGAGGGCAACGGCCCGGTCAACGCGCTGGACCGCGCGCTGCGCGTGGGCCTGGAGCGCATCTACCCCGGACTTGCCCGGCTGGAGCTCGTCGACTACAAGGTCCGCATCCTGGAGGGCACGCACGGCACCGAGTCCACCACCCGCGTGCTGATCTCCACCTCGGACGGCGCCGCCGAGTGGTCCACGGTCGGCGTCGCCGAGAACGTCATCGCGGCCTCCTGGCAGGCGCTGGAGGACGCCTACACCTACGGACTGCTGCGCGCGGGAGCGACACCGGGGGAGTAG
- a CDS encoding branched-chain amino acid aminotransferase encodes MTTTPRIDFDLKPSAQPLSAAEREAVLADPGFGRHFTDHMVTIRWTEGRGWHDAQLQPYAPLSIDPANATLHYAQTIFEGLKAYRQADGSIASFRPDANARRFQRSARRLAMPELPVETFVEACDLLVKQDREWVPSEGEQSLYLRPFLFATEVGLGVRPANEYLFIVIASPAGAYFPRGVKPVSVWLSEEYVRAAPGGMGEAKTGGNYAASLVAQKEAAAQGCDQVVWLDALERRYIEEMGGMNLYFVYGSGADARIVTPELTGTLLPGITRDSLLSIAEDLGHKTAEARISTEDWRRGNEDGTLTEVFACGTAAVITPVGHVKSARGEWAVGDGEPGEVTMKLREALLALQTGHAPDPHGWMHRLG; translated from the coding sequence ATGACGACGACGCCCCGCATCGACTTCGACCTGAAGCCCTCAGCGCAGCCGCTGTCCGCCGCCGAGCGCGAGGCCGTGCTCGCCGATCCCGGCTTCGGCCGCCACTTCACCGACCACATGGTCACCATCCGCTGGACCGAGGGCCGCGGCTGGCACGACGCGCAGCTCCAGCCGTACGCGCCGCTGTCCATCGACCCGGCGAACGCGACGCTGCACTACGCGCAGACGATCTTCGAGGGCCTCAAGGCCTACAGGCAGGCGGACGGCTCCATCGCCAGCTTCCGCCCCGACGCCAACGCGCGCCGCTTCCAGCGCTCCGCCCGGCGCCTGGCCATGCCGGAGCTTCCGGTCGAGACCTTCGTCGAGGCCTGCGACCTGCTGGTGAAGCAGGACCGCGAGTGGGTGCCGAGCGAGGGCGAGCAGTCGCTCTACCTGCGCCCCTTCCTGTTCGCCACGGAGGTGGGGCTGGGCGTCCGCCCCGCGAACGAGTACCTGTTCATCGTGATCGCCTCGCCCGCCGGCGCCTACTTCCCGCGCGGCGTGAAGCCGGTCTCGGTCTGGCTCTCCGAGGAGTACGTCCGCGCCGCCCCCGGAGGCATGGGCGAGGCCAAGACCGGCGGCAACTACGCCGCCTCCCTGGTCGCCCAGAAGGAGGCCGCCGCGCAGGGCTGCGACCAGGTGGTCTGGCTGGACGCATTGGAGCGCCGCTACATCGAGGAGATGGGCGGCATGAACCTCTACTTCGTCTACGGCAGCGGAGCGGACGCCCGGATCGTCACGCCCGAGCTGACCGGCACCCTGCTGCCCGGCATCACCCGTGACTCGCTGCTCAGCATCGCCGAGGACCTCGGCCACAAGACCGCCGAGGCGCGCATCTCCACAGAGGACTGGCGCCGCGGCAACGAGGACGGCACCCTCACCGAGGTCTTCGCCTGCGGCACCGCCGCCGTCATCACCCCGGTCGGCCATGTGAAATCGGCCCGCGGCGAGTGGGCCGTCGGGGACGGCGAACCCGGCGAGGTCACCATGAAGCTGCGCGAGGCGCTGCTCGCGCTCCAGACCGGCCACGCCCCCGACCCGCACGGCTGGATGCACCGGCTCGGCTGA
- a CDS encoding 3-isopropylmalate dehydrogenase: protein MSRSLSLAVIPGDGIGPEVVTQGLKVLGAVLPPDVKLETREYDLGAARWHATGETLPDAELERLAGHDAILLGAIGDPTVPSGVLERGLLLKLRFAFDHFVNLRPSKLFPQTATPLQGSPDIDFVVVREGTEGPYTGNGGSLRTGTPAEVATEVSVNTAYGVERVVRDAYERARARPRRKLTLVHKNNVLVHAGHLWKNTFDRIGREYPEVATDYLHVDAATIFFVTDPARFDVIVTDNLFGDILTDLAAAVTGGIGLAASGNINPTGTFPSMFEPVHGSAPDIAGTGQADPTATILSVALLLRHLGHETEAARVEDAVTADLAERSGPRSTDGTGDAIAARVTG from the coding sequence ATGTCTCGCAGCCTCAGCCTCGCAGTGATCCCCGGTGACGGCATCGGCCCGGAGGTCGTCACCCAGGGCCTCAAGGTCCTCGGCGCCGTTCTCCCGCCGGACGTGAAGCTGGAGACCCGGGAGTACGACCTCGGCGCCGCCCGCTGGCACGCCACCGGCGAGACCCTGCCGGACGCGGAGCTCGAACGGCTCGCCGGGCACGACGCGATCCTGCTCGGCGCCATCGGCGACCCGACCGTGCCCTCCGGCGTGCTGGAGCGCGGCCTGCTGCTCAAGCTGCGGTTCGCCTTCGACCACTTCGTCAACCTCCGTCCGTCGAAGCTCTTCCCGCAGACCGCGACGCCCCTTCAGGGCAGCCCGGACATCGACTTCGTCGTCGTCCGCGAGGGCACCGAGGGCCCGTACACGGGCAACGGAGGCAGCCTGCGCACCGGAACACCGGCCGAGGTCGCCACCGAGGTGAGCGTCAACACCGCGTACGGCGTGGAGCGTGTGGTGCGCGACGCGTACGAGCGGGCGCGCGCCAGGCCGCGCCGGAAGCTGACCCTCGTCCACAAGAACAACGTGCTGGTGCACGCGGGCCACCTGTGGAAGAACACCTTCGACCGGATCGGCCGCGAGTACCCCGAGGTCGCCACCGACTACCTGCACGTCGATGCGGCGACGATCTTCTTCGTCACCGATCCCGCACGGTTCGACGTGATCGTCACCGACAACCTGTTCGGCGACATCCTCACCGACCTGGCCGCGGCCGTCACCGGCGGCATCGGCCTCGCCGCCTCCGGGAACATCAACCCCACCGGCACGTTCCCCTCGATGTTCGAGCCCGTGCACGGCTCCGCGCCCGACATCGCGGGCACCGGTCAGGCCGACCCGACGGCGACGATCCTCTCCGTCGCCCTGCTGCTGCGGCACCTCGGCCACGAGACCGAGGCCGCCCGGGTCGAGGACGCCGTGACCGCCGACCTCGCCGAGCGATCCGGCCCGCGCAGCACCGACGGGACGGGCGACGCCATCGCCGCCCGGGTCACCGGCTAG
- a CDS encoding HAD family hydrolase, with the protein MPIRAVLWDVNDTLFDYTGSDDAAALAHIEAEGLLSRHASPEAALARWRAVMEEQYARFTSGEIAFLDHRRERARQFLGARLSDEDADAWFGRYVTRYEAAWTLFPDTVAALDALARSHRHGVLSNSSVRNQDRKLTRLGIRDRFEVLLCSDRLGVAKPDAAAFLAGCAALDLPPHEVAYVGDRLDLDAEAAVAAGLTGVWPDRNGGSAAAFSPRISVLTDLPAVLETASASP; encoded by the coding sequence ATGCCGATCCGCGCCGTGCTCTGGGACGTCAACGACACCCTGTTCGACTACACCGGTTCCGACGACGCCGCGGCGCTCGCCCACATCGAGGCGGAAGGGCTGCTTTCCCGGCACGCCTCGCCGGAAGCGGCGCTCGCCCGGTGGCGGGCGGTGATGGAGGAGCAGTACGCCCGGTTCACCTCCGGCGAGATCGCCTTCCTCGACCATCGCCGCGAACGCGCCCGGCAGTTCCTCGGCGCACGGCTCTCCGACGAGGACGCCGACGCCTGGTTCGGCCGGTACGTGACCCGGTACGAGGCGGCCTGGACGCTCTTCCCCGACACCGTCGCCGCGCTGGACGCGCTGGCGCGCAGCCACCGGCACGGCGTGCTCTCCAACTCCTCCGTGCGCAACCAGGACCGCAAGCTCACCCGGCTTGGCATCCGCGACCGGTTCGAGGTGCTCCTGTGCTCAGACCGGCTCGGCGTCGCCAAACCGGACGCCGCCGCCTTCCTCGCCGGCTGCGCGGCCCTGGACCTGCCGCCGCACGAGGTGGCGTACGTCGGGGACCGGCTGGACCTCGACGCGGAGGCTGCCGTCGCTGCGGGGCTGACGGGCGTGTGGCCGGACCGTAACGGTGGTTCGGCCGCCGCCTTCTCGCCACGCATCAGCGTCCTCACGGACCTGCCCGCCGTGCTGGAGACGGCGTCGGCGTCGCCCTGA